In Armatimonadota bacterium, a single genomic region encodes these proteins:
- the serS gene encoding serine--tRNA ligase — protein MLDRELIRKHPDLVRQGILRKKGDASLVDQFLSLDAEFRRLATETGNAQAESNAIAKSIGMLMGQKKFDEAEGAKAKASAFKGRVAELEAQEREAEAKLRTLELEFPNIPHESVPEGADENDNPVVRLHGEQAKFDFEPKPHWDLADQHKMIDLARGAKITGSGWVVYTGIGAKLQRALFNFMVDFQTEKNGYSEIYPPFVVNRESLIGTGNLPKFEDDLYKTQDDFFLIPTAEVPVTNLYRDEILEASQLPIRHAAFSGCFRREAGAAGKDTRGLLRIHQFDKVEMVKFVEPAAAYDELESMVVDAESILQALGLHYRVIELCTGDMGPKATKIYDVEVWAPGVGKYLEVSSVGNFGDYQSRRANIRYRPEAGAKPEFVHILNGSGVAVPRLMAALLETYQQADGSVDIPEMLRPYLGREKIG, from the coding sequence ATGCTCGACCGTGAACTGATTCGCAAGCACCCCGATTTGGTGCGCCAAGGCATCCTCCGCAAGAAGGGCGACGCCTCGCTCGTTGATCAGTTCCTTTCTCTTGACGCCGAGTTTCGGCGGCTTGCTACCGAAACTGGGAATGCCCAGGCAGAGTCGAACGCGATTGCGAAGTCCATCGGAATGCTGATGGGACAAAAGAAGTTTGATGAAGCCGAGGGAGCCAAGGCAAAGGCGTCAGCTTTCAAGGGTCGAGTTGCCGAGCTTGAAGCCCAGGAACGAGAAGCCGAAGCCAAGCTTCGAACCCTCGAACTCGAGTTCCCAAATATTCCCCATGAGTCTGTTCCCGAAGGAGCCGACGAGAATGATAATCCGGTTGTACGCCTCCACGGCGAGCAGGCAAAGTTCGATTTTGAACCCAAACCCCACTGGGACCTCGCCGACCAGCACAAAATGATCGACCTTGCTCGAGGCGCAAAAATTACTGGTTCAGGCTGGGTGGTCTACACCGGAATAGGTGCAAAGCTCCAGCGGGCACTGTTCAACTTCATGGTCGATTTCCAGACCGAGAAGAACGGCTACAGCGAGATTTATCCTCCGTTTGTGGTGAACCGGGAGTCACTGATTGGTACTGGCAATCTGCCCAAGTTCGAGGACGATCTCTACAAAACTCAGGACGACTTCTTCCTGATCCCCACCGCTGAAGTTCCCGTCACTAACCTCTACCGCGATGAGATTCTGGAAGCCAGTCAGCTCCCCATTCGCCACGCCGCGTTTTCCGGCTGTTTCCGTCGCGAGGCCGGAGCGGCAGGTAAGGACACGCGCGGACTCCTGCGAATTCACCAGTTCGACAAGGTCGAAATGGTCAAATTCGTCGAGCCCGCGGCGGCTTACGATGAGCTTGAGTCGATGGTCGTTGATGCCGAGTCGATTCTTCAAGCCCTTGGCTTGCACTACCGAGTCATCGAACTCTGTACAGGAGACATGGGACCGAAGGCAACGAAGATCTACGACGTCGAAGTTTGGGCACCGGGCGTTGGCAAGTACCTCGAAGTCTCCTCGGTCGGAAACTTCGGCGACTATCAGTCGCGCCGGGCCAATATTCGCTACCGCCCAGAAGCGGGTGCGAAGCCGGAGTTTGTTCATATCCTCAACGGTTCAGGTGTTGCGGTCCCTAGGTTGATGGCGGCTCTGTTGGAGACTTACCAGCAGGCTGACGGGTCCGTCGATATTCCAGAGATGCTGCGACCATATCTTGGTCGCGAGAAGATTGGATGA
- a CDS encoding methylated-DNA--[protein]-cysteine S-methyltransferase encodes MIFRCSVDSPVGRLHLAASDVALTELLFENHREEVDGASQFIPAPTESNEVLEIVSTQLAEYFAGERTEFSVQVQPGGTEFQVAVWTELQKIPFGQTISYIELARRMGDEKKTRAVGLANGKNPISIIIPCHRVIGANGHLVGYGGGIENKRWLIDFEATDRLF; translated from the coding sequence ATGATCTTTCGCTGTTCGGTTGATTCACCCGTCGGACGGCTTCATCTTGCCGCTAGTGATGTGGCGCTGACCGAGTTGCTATTTGAGAATCATCGAGAAGAGGTCGATGGTGCGAGCCAGTTTATTCCTGCGCCCACCGAGTCGAACGAGGTTCTTGAGATTGTGTCGACCCAACTGGCTGAGTATTTCGCGGGGGAACGCACGGAGTTTTCAGTTCAGGTTCAACCCGGTGGAACGGAGTTTCAGGTCGCGGTTTGGACAGAACTCCAGAAAATTCCGTTTGGCCAAACGATCTCGTATATCGAGCTCGCGAGGCGGATGGGTGACGAGAAAAAGACACGCGCGGTTGGCCTCGCCAACGGCAAGAACCCGATTTCGATCATCATCCCGTGCCACCGAGTAATCGGGGCAAATGGGCACCTCGTCGGCTACGGAGGAGGGATTGAAAACAAGCGATGGCTGATCGACTTCGAAGCGACCGACCGACTGTTTTGA
- a CDS encoding class I SAM-dependent methyltransferase, with protein sequence MADRLRSDRPTVLTSAVPEWMLPAPFAEVTVASDEVAEWVRSRGRRPVFASAERKPYSPYLPTPSKGIDSLSEGPGKSVVDLGCGAGRDAFWLQQHGWKVLGVDRLPPQTEIPFVQSNLHEFRTEQRFDLVLLHYCWDPEYLKLAMRLCAEGGKVSILAHSELHWRCFGHPRSSKVFSESSFINTLFPGLRKLSVQNISGFRITESEEFWSLDRHSVRVVLERRS encoded by the coding sequence ATGGCTGATCGACTTCGAAGCGACCGACCGACTGTTTTGACCTCTGCCGTCCCCGAATGGATGCTCCCGGCGCCATTCGCAGAAGTGACGGTGGCCTCGGATGAAGTGGCGGAGTGGGTTCGTTCTCGCGGACGGAGGCCGGTCTTTGCGTCCGCCGAACGCAAACCATACTCGCCCTACTTGCCTACACCTTCAAAAGGCATTGACAGTCTTTCGGAGGGGCCAGGGAAATCTGTGGTTGACCTGGGCTGTGGAGCAGGTCGGGATGCGTTTTGGCTGCAACAGCACGGTTGGAAAGTTCTTGGTGTGGACCGCCTTCCGCCACAAACCGAAATCCCATTCGTCCAGTCAAATCTCCACGAATTCAGAACTGAGCAACGGTTCGATCTCGTGCTTCTCCATTACTGTTGGGATCCCGAGTATCTTAAGCTCGCAATGCGGCTTTGCGCCGAGGGCGGAAAAGTATCGATCCTCGCTCACTCAGAACTCCACTGGCGATGCTTTGGGCATCCCCGAAGCAGCAAAGTCTTCAGCGAGTCCAGCTTCATAAACACACTCTTTCCGGGACTCAGGAAGCTAAGTGTTCAAAACATCTCCGGGTTCCGAATTACCGAATCGGAGGAGTTTTGGTCCTTGGATCGCCACTCCGTCCGGGTCGTTCTGGAACGTCGTAGCTGA
- the fabZ gene encoding 3-hydroxyacyl-ACP dehydratase FabZ, with the protein MIEINELLSVLPHRYPMLLVDRILEINEEGTYCKGLKNVTMNEPFFQGHYPGNPIMPGVLIIESMAQVGAACLMKNPGLAGRIPLIGSIEEVKFRRMVKPGDQLIHEIKILWVKGGVGKMDAEATVDGELAAKMTMLFKLSLPNKE; encoded by the coding sequence ATGATCGAAATTAACGAACTGCTGTCCGTTTTGCCCCACCGATATCCAATGCTCTTGGTCGATCGGATTCTGGAGATCAATGAAGAAGGGACGTATTGCAAGGGGCTGAAGAACGTCACGATGAACGAGCCGTTCTTCCAGGGTCACTATCCCGGAAATCCGATCATGCCGGGAGTTCTCATCATCGAGTCGATGGCCCAAGTTGGCGCGGCTTGTCTGATGAAAAATCCAGGATTGGCAGGGCGAATTCCGTTAATCGGCAGTATTGAGGAAGTTAAATTCCGAAGAATGGTAAAGCCGGGCGACCAGCTCATTCATGAGATCAAGATTTTGTGGGTCAAAGGCGGCGTCGGAAAGATGGATGCTGAGGCCACGGTAGATGGAGAACTCGCGGCTAAGATGACGATGCTCTTTAAGCTAAGCCTCCCAAACAAGGAATAG
- the lpxA gene encoding acyl-ACP--UDP-N-acetylglucosamine O-acyltransferase yields MPTIHPLAYVDPKAEVAADVYVGPFCNVEAGASLGAGCVLESHVTVHKWTSIGRNNRFGPGTVIGGDPQDRKYHGEPTFLQIGDNNIFREYVTIHRAAGEGRFTTIGNDVFVMAYTHIGHNCHIHDQVTITNSAGIAGHVTIEEKANIGGMVGIHQFCRVGKSSMIGGFTKVTRDVPPFCLVEGADEAVRDINAVGLRRLGVTQDARLALHKAVKLLFKNKIGLTNALELVRNEVPLTEEVKYLIAFEERRFHGRNGRGDQH; encoded by the coding sequence TTGCCCACCATTCACCCCCTCGCATACGTTGACCCCAAGGCCGAAGTCGCTGCTGATGTTTACGTCGGTCCCTTTTGTAATGTGGAGGCTGGGGCCTCTTTGGGCGCGGGTTGTGTATTAGAGAGTCATGTCACTGTTCACAAGTGGACTTCGATCGGGCGGAACAACCGCTTTGGGCCTGGCACGGTAATTGGTGGCGACCCCCAAGATCGTAAGTACCACGGCGAACCGACATTCTTGCAGATCGGGGATAACAACATCTTCCGGGAGTACGTGACCATCCACCGGGCGGCCGGAGAAGGACGGTTCACGACGATTGGCAACGACGTTTTTGTGATGGCATACACCCACATCGGCCACAACTGCCACATCCACGACCAGGTCACCATCACCAACTCGGCCGGGATAGCTGGCCACGTGACCATCGAGGAGAAGGCGAATATTGGCGGGATGGTTGGGATTCACCAGTTCTGCCGAGTCGGGAAGTCCTCCATGATTGGAGGATTTACCAAAGTGACCCGCGATGTTCCTCCCTTTTGCTTGGTTGAAGGCGCCGACGAAGCCGTTCGAGACATTAACGCGGTTGGCTTACGCCGGCTTGGAGTGACTCAGGATGCTCGATTGGCTCTGCACAAGGCGGTGAAGCTCCTGTTTAAGAACAAGATTGGTTTGACAAACGCGCTAGAACTCGTCCGAAACGAAGTTCCTCTGACCGAAGAAGTGAAGTACCTGATCGCCTTTGAGGAGCGCCGATTCCACGGTCGCAACGGCCGCGGCGACCAGCACTGA
- the argJ gene encoding bifunctional glutamate N-acetyltransferase/amino-acid acetyltransferase ArgJ yields the protein MIPKGFRFAGVRCGLKNRRNDMGLIICDADYPAAGVFTTNQFRASCVDFSRTALAEGALRGLVVNSGNANCATGEQGAKDTARMAQLVAESVGIDGAIAVASTGVIGHQLDMKKVEKGIHDAAQKLSRDPKPFIEAILTTDLVEKWAAAAWGSNVLSTPKNPVELNGDASVYGVCKGSGMISPNMATMLGYLVTDLDLSHLDIKSILIQANRVSFNCMTVDSDTSTNDMVILIASGLSGIQPSETEAVEIISRVCTELAKQVAKDGEGATKLIEVRVTGTENPTQVARSIADSPLVKTAMFGCDPNWGRVIMATGKSGVPLDVSKAVLHFEIGDERHLLFEKGEPTKFDPAKVSTALKADHVIIDLRLGEGAAATIYTCDFGYGYVRINAEYHT from the coding sequence TTGATCCCAAAGGGTTTCCGTTTTGCCGGCGTTCGATGCGGACTCAAGAACCGCCGGAACGACATGGGCCTCATCATTTGCGATGCGGACTATCCGGCTGCCGGAGTATTCACGACGAACCAGTTTCGGGCATCGTGCGTCGATTTCTCAAGGACGGCTCTCGCCGAAGGAGCGCTGCGCGGCTTGGTTGTCAACAGCGGAAACGCAAACTGCGCCACGGGCGAGCAAGGCGCGAAGGACACCGCTCGCATGGCTCAGCTTGTCGCAGAATCCGTTGGCATCGATGGAGCAATTGCGGTCGCATCCACCGGGGTCATTGGTCACCAGCTCGACATGAAAAAGGTCGAGAAGGGGATCCACGATGCTGCCCAAAAGCTTTCCAGGGACCCAAAGCCTTTCATCGAAGCCATTCTTACGACTGACCTCGTCGAAAAGTGGGCCGCTGCCGCTTGGGGGTCCAACGTTCTTTCAACTCCAAAGAATCCAGTGGAACTTAACGGAGACGCATCTGTCTACGGGGTTTGCAAAGGTAGCGGAATGATCTCGCCGAACATGGCGACGATGCTCGGCTATCTGGTCACTGACCTCGATCTATCCCACCTCGATATCAAGTCGATCCTCATTCAGGCGAATAGAGTCAGTTTCAACTGCATGACGGTCGATTCGGATACCTCCACCAACGACATGGTGATCCTCATCGCCAGTGGTCTCTCGGGCATCCAACCCAGCGAAACGGAAGCAGTTGAAATCATCTCTCGTGTTTGTACCGAGCTCGCCAAGCAAGTCGCAAAAGATGGTGAAGGAGCAACAAAGCTGATCGAAGTTCGGGTCACGGGAACTGAGAATCCCACCCAAGTTGCTCGATCTATTGCCGATTCGCCGCTTGTCAAAACTGCGATGTTTGGATGCGATCCCAACTGGGGTCGCGTGATTATGGCGACCGGAAAGAGTGGAGTTCCTCTTGACGTCAGCAAAGCAGTCTTGCACTTTGAAATCGGAGACGAACGCCACTTGTTGTTCGAGAAAGGCGAACCAACGAAATTCGATCCAGCCAAGGTTTCGACCGCACTGAAAGCCGATCATGTCATCATCGATTTACGTCTGGGCGAAGGGGCAGCCGCGACCATTTACACCTGCGATTTTGGGTACGGATACGTTCGAATCAACGCCGAGTATCACACCTGA
- the argC gene encoding N-acetyl-gamma-glutamyl-phosphate reductase produces MSQLRVAIVGATGYTGAELVRLLSSHPAVEIVAATSGRAGGDRLDKHCPWLCTDLVLSSFDAETVKADVVFLAQESGFAAKVAPTLVQRELRVVDLSADYRLLDQAAYEKHYKMPRAPFDFSVTYGLSELAERVSLTSAALVANPGCYPTATCLALAPFYRAGLIAGTPVVDAKSGVSGAGRSKAETAYLFSEREGSFAPYAVTGHRHVPEIEQTLGVPVRFTPHLIPTPRGMEVTCHIPLAATCDPMQVLRDTYAGSPFVRVVGALPETKQVIGSNRCDIFATIDEHTNYLVTTSVIDNLVKGAAGQAIQNMNIMFGFDETAGLPIHGVWP; encoded by the coding sequence ATGAGTCAGTTACGGGTCGCTATTGTCGGAGCTACGGGTTACACCGGAGCCGAGCTTGTGCGCCTGCTGTCCTCGCATCCTGCGGTCGAAATCGTCGCCGCAACCTCCGGTCGAGCCGGTGGGGATCGACTTGACAAGCATTGCCCGTGGCTTTGTACTGACTTAGTGCTCTCTTCGTTTGATGCGGAAACCGTTAAGGCGGACGTTGTTTTTCTCGCTCAAGAGAGCGGCTTCGCGGCAAAGGTTGCCCCGACACTGGTGCAGCGCGAGCTGAGAGTGGTTGACCTTTCCGCCGACTATCGCCTTCTGGATCAAGCCGCTTACGAGAAGCACTACAAGATGCCTCGGGCGCCTTTCGACTTTTCAGTCACTTACGGGTTGTCCGAACTCGCGGAGCGTGTGAGCCTAACGAGTGCGGCTTTGGTGGCGAATCCGGGGTGCTACCCAACGGCGACCTGCCTTGCCCTTGCCCCGTTCTATCGCGCCGGATTGATCGCAGGGACTCCGGTTGTCGACGCCAAATCAGGCGTCTCGGGAGCCGGGCGGAGCAAGGCGGAGACGGCTTACTTGTTTAGCGAACGTGAGGGCTCTTTTGCCCCTTACGCAGTGACCGGACATCGTCATGTGCCAGAGATCGAGCAGACCCTTGGCGTTCCAGTTCGATTTACGCCGCACCTGATTCCCACACCACGCGGCATGGAAGTGACATGCCACATCCCACTCGCCGCAACCTGCGATCCGATGCAGGTGCTTCGGGACACGTATGCAGGCTCTCCCTTCGTCCGAGTTGTTGGTGCCCTGCCCGAAACCAAGCAGGTCATTGGGTCCAACCGGTGCGATATCTTCGCAACGATCGACGAACACACGAACTACCTTGTGACCACTTCGGTCATCGATAACCTGGTCAAAGGCGCCGCTGGCCAGGCGATTCAAAATATGAACATCATGTTTGGTTTCGACGAAACCGCCGGACTCCCCATCCACGGAGTTTGGCCTTGA
- a CDS encoding carboxypeptidase-like regulatory domain-containing protein has protein sequence MIFHLGDEVILVVKRINNMKSSQIAFGILALTLIACGGGTTQTGSISGLVLDTDGNPVRGARVYVDNSPIRETVSNSSGSFSLTGVVADNVNVRATIVKNSTTFYGENFAQVYANENSQSMNVVVMPISQVAAIQGGVSESTRGVRVQGARITAKPTSGSQFATVQTITDSNGNYYLNGLQSGVSYQVMASFSGFRSTDVARVPTAGVALVQNFTLQNSSDGVIPAPTNLSAVAWTSPSEVSRDRVAAAAQANIKKFIDARYKPSPTRVTANGNAVEVQLFWDKFDSLNILGYEVWRKRGSGDWSGIDFLRDPLSESYLDSDSELRENLAYTYAVAGGNSNYPNTDNSKGDFSATVSVTPLADMYVNNVSTGGGQVNFNWQAVNGASNYTVYVFSEYPGVRVTSYANNFNTPATGTSWTYNLTPLSSGQRYYYIVMGANSNDSARTLSAVGSFVAP, from the coding sequence TTGATTTTTCATCTCGGCGATGAAGTGATTCTTGTCGTCAAACGTATCAACAACATGAAATCTTCGCAGATTGCATTTGGAATTCTTGCCCTCACGCTGATTGCGTGCGGCGGCGGAACAACCCAAACCGGCAGCATATCCGGCCTCGTCCTCGATACAGATGGTAACCCCGTCCGAGGTGCCCGGGTCTATGTCGATAACTCGCCGATTCGAGAGACGGTTTCCAACTCTTCGGGGTCGTTCTCGCTGACCGGAGTCGTTGCTGACAACGTCAACGTCAGGGCAACAATCGTCAAGAATTCAACGACCTTTTATGGCGAAAACTTTGCGCAGGTGTACGCCAACGAGAATTCGCAAAGCATGAACGTCGTTGTCATGCCGATCAGCCAAGTCGCCGCCATCCAAGGCGGAGTTTCGGAGTCAACTCGCGGCGTGCGCGTCCAAGGTGCTAGGATCACCGCTAAGCCAACCAGCGGATCTCAATTCGCGACAGTCCAGACGATCACCGACTCCAACGGCAACTACTATCTCAACGGCCTTCAAAGCGGGGTGAGCTACCAGGTCATGGCGAGCTTCTCGGGCTTCCGGTCAACGGATGTCGCTCGGGTTCCCACCGCCGGGGTTGCACTGGTTCAGAACTTCACGTTACAGAACTCCAGCGATGGCGTCATACCCGCTCCAACCAACCTCTCGGCCGTTGCGTGGACGTCTCCGAGTGAAGTCTCACGCGACCGAGTTGCGGCGGCGGCTCAAGCCAACATCAAAAAGTTCATCGATGCTCGCTACAAACCTTCACCAACCCGAGTAACTGCTAACGGCAATGCCGTCGAAGTCCAACTGTTCTGGGATAAGTTCGACTCGCTTAACATCCTTGGCTACGAAGTTTGGCGAAAACGGGGTAGCGGAGACTGGTCGGGAATTGACTTCCTTCGGGATCCGCTGTCGGAGAGCTATCTCGACAGCGACTCCGAGCTTCGAGAAAACCTTGCCTACACCTATGCCGTGGCGGGTGGAAACTCGAACTACCCAAACACCGATAACTCGAAAGGCGATTTTAGCGCTACGGTTTCGGTCACTCCCCTGGCAGACATGTACGTGAACAACGTGAGCACCGGTGGCGGACAGGTGAACTTCAACTGGCAAGCCGTCAACGGTGCGTCAAACTACACGGTCTACGTCTTCTCGGAATACCCAGGAGTCCGGGTGACGTCGTACGCCAATAACTTCAACACTCCCGCGACCGGAACGTCTTGGACCTACAACCTTACTCCGCTGTCTTCCGGACAGCGCTACTACTACATCGTCATGGGAGCCAACTCGAACGATTCTGCCCGAACTCTCAGCGCGGTCGGATCGTTTGTAGCTCCGTAA